The following is a genomic window from Ethanoligenens harbinense YUAN-3.
GGGAATGGCTGGCCGGTAAAAAGAGCGGCGAACTTTCGTTCCTCCTTGGCTCAGTGGGGCTGGAAAATCCGTTGGACCGCCGGTATTTCATCGCGTGCGACCGCACGGGGAATGTCTGCGCGTTTATCGTGTTTCTCCCGTTTGTGGGCGGGTATTATGCCGACGTTACCCGCCGCCGGAGGGATGCGCCGGCCGGCGTGATGGAGGGTATCACCCTCGCGGCGTTTGAGACCTTCCGTAAAGAAGGGGTGCGCTGGGGATCGATGGGCGTGGCGCCTCTGTCGAATACCAGGACCGACACGCAGTCCACGCGCGTGGCGGCCCTGCTGGCCTATGTTTTTGAGCATGCCAATGCGTTTTATGCGTTCAAATCGCTTTATCAATACAAAAGGAAATATAACCCCACCGTTTGGAAATCGCACTATTTTGTGTATTATCCGGCCAAATTCACGCCCCAGATCGCTTACGCGCTGGTGAAAGCTCACAACCGCGGCGGTGTACAGGACTTTCTGCTCAACCGTATTCGGCATCTGGCGGCCCGGATGCTGCATATGCACAGCCAATCGGCTTGAAAAAGGCGGGCGGATAGGTTTCGTTTGCCTTTTGCGTCGGCATGACCCGCCAAGCGGGGAAATGAGGAATGGTCAGACGACGGGCTTTCTTCGCACGGTGTTGCGCAGTACGCCGATGTGATCCACTTCGCATTCCACCACGTCGCCGTCTTGCAGAAAGCGCGGCGGGTCGAAGCCCGCGCCGACGCCGGCGCCGACGCCGGCGGGTGTGCCGGTGCTGATGATATCACCGGGCAGCAGGGTAAACCCTTTGGAAAGGTCGCTCAAAATGGTGGGGATGTCGAATATCAGCGAATCGGTGTTGGCGTTCTGCCGTACTTCTCCGTTCACGCGGCAGGTCACCTGCACCCGCGCCGGGAACGGGATCTCGCTCTGGTCCGCCAGCACGGGGCCCATCGGGCAAAAGGTATCCAGGTTTTTCCCGCGAAACCATTGTTCATGTCGGGCCTGCAGGTCGCGGGCGGAAATATCGTTGAGGACGGTGTAGCCGAAGATGTAGGATGCCGCGTCTTCCGCGGGGATGTTTTTGCCTGCCCGCCCGATGACAAGCGCAAGCTCCGCTTCATAATCCAGCGATTCCGTAAGTTTTTCCGGGCAGTCGATCACGCCGCCGGGAGCGAGGGCCGGCGCGGCTGTCTTGGTGAAATAAACCGGATGCTGCGGGATGCCGGTGCCGGATAGCCGCGTGCCTTGCACCTCGGTGGCGTGTGCGGCGTAATTTTTCCCCAGACAGAAAACATTGCGTCTGGGGCGCGGGATGGGGGCGCAGAGCACCGCGTTGGTGACCGGGGTGCATGCCGAAAGGTCTGTGGCGGCCAGTGCGGAAAGGATGGCGGGCGTTTCCGCCGCCGCTTCGATCAGTGCGAGCAGAGATGAAACTGGGGGCCGCCCGGCACAGGCGAGTGCATCGTTCAGGTCGTAAATGGTTTGTCCATGCAGCAAGCCGGCATGTTCCGCGCCGTTCTGCCTGTAAGTGAGATATCGCAAGGGCCGCACTTCCTTTGTTTTGAATTGTTTTCATCATAGGGAAGTTTGTTTGCTTTGTCAAGCAGACAACGCATGCGGGCGGCGCTGTTTACAGCGCAGGGCAGTTGTGCTATAATAAAACGTAAATGCTTGCGGGAGAGCAGGCGAACAGATTCCATCAGGTGCGAAAGGAGATCAAAGCATGGCTACCAAAAAAAGCGGTAAGGGCGAGCAGTTCCTGACATATAAAGGAAAACCGCTTGTGCGCAGCGGCGATACACTGTATTACGGAAACGTATATGATAAATATGTCGTGATGATGCAGATCAAGGGCAGCACGAAGATCAAGGACGCGGATGTGGCGGGAACGGTGCAGGTGCAGCTGCTGTCCACTGACAACGATATGCGTGTGCGCGATCGCGTCATTAAAAAGACTGAAAAAGAAGGTCTTTACAACGCGATTGATATCGGCAGCATCTGGCTGGAGCGTGCGCTGGGCGAGCAGTGAGCCGTTTGGCCGGACAAAATCATAAAAACCGGGGGCAGGCCGCATACAAGCGGCCTGCCCCCGGTTTTTGCCGCGGGACTCAGCGTGCGGGGTCTCCTTCAAAATTGATGCCCTGCGTGATGGCGGAAAAATCGCCGCCATCCCGACAGAGCCGCTCGGCCAGCGGGAAGAACGTTTTGTATGCTTGGCGGGCGATACCGAACAGTTCGTAGGCAGTGTGTTCCAGCGCATCGTTGCCAGGCTCATGTACCGCCCGCTTTATATTCGCGTAATCAATCTCAGTGCCCGGCTCCACCGGGTGAATCAGCGCCATCACGGCGGGATAGCTGTTTTCCGTCAGGTGTTTGGCAAATGTGACGGCGCGCCGTTTGAATCCCCGCGGGCTGTAAAAAAAGCTGTACAGCAGCTTCATGCTTAAAAAGGAATGGGAGATGGCCCGGATGGAAAAGGTCTGCTCAAACCGGCTGCGAAACAGCTCGCGGTACATCTCGCACACCGTGTTCAGTTCCGGGATGCGCCGGAGATGGCTGATAACGGAAAAATCCTGAATCGTCATGCTGCGCAGCCGCTTGAGAAACAGCACATCCAGATTGGTTTCGATTTGCCGGTGCAGGTAATTGTCGCTTGCCTTGGGCAGGATGGTTTTGAAATAGCGCTGCATACCGTAAACATACGGGTGGAACGTGCGGTCCAGGATATAATGGGAGAGGAACCCATAAAAATAAGAAAGGAGAATCTTTTTTTCCATTCCTTCGGCTTTTTTGCAACAATCGGCCATAAACGCAAAATTCTGATCCATATCCTGCTCATGCATCAAGCCGCCGATCCGGCTGAGCATACGCCAATGCGGATGCACGGGCGGTGAGAAAAAGAGGAAATCCGGCCCTTGCGACCCCCATACATACATATTGCCGCTGAGCATGTCGTCAATACATGGCGGCGCGACCATTTCGCTGAACAGATAATGTGTGAGGATGGCAGGCATCGGGTCATCTCCATTCTTTTTGGTCTGATGCGGAAATTGATGTGCGACGGCGCGGTCAAAGGCAGTCAAAACAAGCACACCTTGTCTATTTTACTCCGAAAAAGGAAAATGTGCAAGAAGCCGCGCCCGGTTTCCGGCGGACAGCACAACAGGTCGGGGGCCGTATACGGCCCCCGACCTGTTGTGAGATCCCACCTACGAAAGGAGATTATGGTTTACGGCGGCGTGACAGAAGCAGCACAGCCGCGGCAGCCAGTGAAACAGCGACCACAGCGCCTGCCGGGGCGCCGCCGCCTGTATAGGGGTTGCTTACGCCAAACCCGGTGCTGGGGGTTACCCGCTGCACGGAGGCTGACGTGTTCCGCAGGTCGAACAGCCGTTTGCCGCCATGCTCCAGCATCTGGTATGCGGTGAGGGCTTCCAGTGCCTGTTGGGTTGCAATGGTGTTCGCGCCTCCGCCGGAGACATGGGCAAAAGCGCCGCCCGAAACGGCAAACGAAAGCAGGTTGGAAAGCGGAGAGTTGCCGTTTTGCAGGAACTGCGCATCAGACGCGGGGTTGATGCCGAGCGAAGAAAGCGCGATGATGACCTGTGCGGTGGACTCGGACGCATTGGTGGAGAACCCGCCGTTTGCCCGCTGTTGCCCGGCCAGATAGGCCAGCCCTTTGGTAACGGCGGCCTGCACGCCGGTTTCGCTGATATGCGGGGCCAGAGCGGTCAGTGTCATGGCGGTGATGTCCACATCACTGTATCCGGTGACCAGGCCGAACCCGCCGTCTTTGTCTTGTGCGGCAAGAAGGGTGCTCAACAATGACGCTTTGCTGACGGTCGCGTTGGCCGGCGGCGTGTAATCCGCGCTGTCCAGCGCAAGCAGGGCGAAGATGTATCCATTCAGCCCGGTGCGGCCGACATTGGTCTGCGTATACAGCTGATTCACCAGATTGGCGCCGTTGAAATTAGTGGGGTCGGCACCCGCTGCCCGAAGCACCAGCACATATTTGGCCAACGTGATGGCATTCAGGTTGCCTTCGGCGATCGCAGCCGCAGCATCCGGCAGGTAGGCGCCCGGCACGGGGTATCCCGCCCGCGCAAGTGCGAACGCCGTCCAGTCGGAGGTATCGCTTCCCAGCGCAGCCGCCGCGCCTTTTACCGCACTGGCAACCGAGGTGTCCAGCGCGGAAGATGTAGTAGGCGTAGAGGTGGTGGAAGAGGAAACGGAAGAAGAACCGGACGGAGAACTGGAAGAAGAACCGGAACTGCTGGATGCGTCGGCGGATACCGTGAGGGGCGCGTTGTCAATCCGCACGAGCAGGGGGGCGGGGCCGCTTCCGTTTTTCTCTACCCGATAGGTGTAATTGCCGGCGGCGGGTGCAGTAAAGGTAACGTCTCCGTTCGTGTCCGTCGTCTTGCTCTGCCCGTTGAACGTGACCGTCGCACCGTCCACATTGGAGGAAGTGCCGCCATCGGAACCTGTTACATGGAATGTAAACGGTTTTCCGGCCACAGGCGTGGCGGGGGATAGGC
Proteins encoded in this region:
- a CDS encoding fumarylacetoacetate hydrolase family protein gives rise to the protein MRYLTYRQNGAEHAGLLHGQTIYDLNDALACAGRPPVSSLLALIEAAAETPAILSALAATDLSACTPVTNAVLCAPIPRPRRNVFCLGKNYAAHATEVQGTRLSGTGIPQHPVYFTKTAAPALAPGGVIDCPEKLTESLDYEAELALVIGRAGKNIPAEDAASYIFGYTVLNDISARDLQARHEQWFRGKNLDTFCPMGPVLADQSEIPFPARVQVTCRVNGEVRQNANTDSLIFDIPTILSDLSKGFTLLPGDIISTGTPAGVGAGVGAGFDPPRFLQDGDVVECEVDHIGVLRNTVRRKPVV
- a CDS encoding zinc dependent phospholipase C family protein; this encodes MPAILTHYLFSEMVAPPCIDDMLSGNMYVWGSQGPDFLFFSPPVHPHWRMLSRIGGLMHEQDMDQNFAFMADCCKKAEGMEKKILLSYFYGFLSHYILDRTFHPYVYGMQRYFKTILPKASDNYLHRQIETNLDVLFLKRLRSMTIQDFSVISHLRRIPELNTVCEMYRELFRSRFEQTFSIRAISHSFLSMKLLYSFFYSPRGFKRRAVTFAKHLTENSYPAVMALIHPVEPGTEIDYANIKRAVHEPGNDALEHTAYELFGIARQAYKTFFPLAERLCRDGGDFSAITQGINFEGDPAR
- a CDS encoding DUF4430 domain-containing protein encodes the protein MKKAFRNWVCICCAFALLLAGIPLSAAAAAQSTFHLRIEGATQTYLNEDVPLTSDETLEQAYTAALDAEHIPYDQSYSDSMGYYINSIGGESGSSSNGTYYFWSIYQNGASASVGVSSLKPAAGDDIVMAFIAWPGTLYPSVSLSPATPVAGKPFTFHVTGSDGGTSSNVDGATVTFNGQSKTTDTNGDVTFTAPAAGNYTYRVEKNGSGPAPLLVRIDNAPLTVSADASSSSGSSSSSPSGSSSVSSSTTSTPTTSSALDTSVASAVKGAAAALGSDTSDWTAFALARAGYPVPGAYLPDAAAAIAEGNLNAITLAKYVLVLRAAGADPTNFNGANLVNQLYTQTNVGRTGLNGYIFALLALDSADYTPPANATVSKASLLSTLLAAQDKDGGFGLVTGYSDVDITAMTLTALAPHISETGVQAAVTKGLAYLAGQQRANGGFSTNASESTAQVIIALSSLGINPASDAQFLQNGNSPLSNLLSFAVSGGAFAHVSGGGANTIATQQALEALTAYQMLEHGGKRLFDLRNTSASVQRVTPSTGFGVSNPYTGGGAPAGAVVAVSLAAAAVLLLSRRRKP